GCGCCGGTGTCCACGCCCCCGCCGCCCGGCCCCCCGCCCGAGACGTCCGCGGCGTTCTGGGCCGACGGGCTGCGCTTCGCCTTCGGCACGCTGACCGTGTTCCCCGTGACCGTGCGGCGCTGGGACCGCGGGGCGGCGCGCGCCGGGATGTCGCTCGCGCCCGTCGCCGGTCTCGCCGTGGGCGTCCTCGCCGCGGCGACCGGGCTGCTCCTGCTGGTGCTCGGCGCGGGCCCGCTCCTCGCGGCCGTCGCGAGCGCCGCCGTGCCCGCCGTCCTGACCCGCGGCCTCCACCTCGACGGCCTCGCCGACACCGCCGACGGTCTCGGCAGCGGCAAGCCGGCCGAGGACGCGCTGCGCGTCATGAAGCAGTCGGACATCGGCCCGTTCGGGGTCATCACGCTGCTGTTCGTCCTGCTCGCGCAGGTGGCGGCGCTCGCTCAGGCGTACGGGGAGTCGTGGGGGCGGGGCGTTCTCGCGGCGGTCGTGGCCGGGACCGTCGGCCGCCTCGCCCTCACGCTGGGCGCGCGGGCGGGGGTGCCTGCCGCTCGGGCGGAGGGGTTGGGGGCGGTGGTGGCGGGGGTGGTGTCCGTGCGGGGCGCGGTCCTTGTGGCGGGCGGTGTGACGGTTGCGGCAGCGGGGGTCGGGGTGGCGCTCGGGGTGTACGGGGTGCTGGGGGCCGTGCTGGCCGTTGTGCTCGGCTGTGTTGTCGCCGAGGGGGTGTTGCGGCGGTGTGTGCGGCGCTTCGGTGGGGTGACCGGGGATGTCTTCGGCGCGCTCGAAGAGACCGCCGTGACCGTCGCGCTGGTCGCGTTCTGCCTCTTCGCCTAGCGGCGATCTCTCCGCCCCCGCCGCCCCTACCCGTTCCCGTCCCGCATGGGGGCTGCGAATGGGCTACTCCGAGGTCGTGACGAAGTCGATCAGTTCTTCCACTCGGCCGAGGAGTTCCGGCTGGAGGTCCCGGTACGAGTGGACCGAGTCCAGGATCCGCTCCCACGCAGCCCCGGTGTTTTCCGGCCATCCGAGAGAACGGCACACCCCCGTCTTCCAGTCCTGCCCGCGCGGCACCCGGGGCCAGCCCGGAATGCCCACGGACGACGGCTTCACGGCCTCCCAGACGTCGATGTACGGGTGGCCCACGACCAGTGCGTACTCGCTCGTCACCGCCTCCGCGATACGCGACTCTTTTGTACCGGGGACCAGATGGTCCACGAGGACCCCCAGCCGCGCGTCCGGCCCGGGGTCGAACTCGTCGACGATCGCGGGCAGGTCGTCGATGCCCTCCAGGTACTCGACGACGACGCCCTCGATGCGCAGGTCGTCGCCCCACACCCGCTCCACCAGTTCGGCGTCGTGGCGGCCCTCGACGTAGATGCGTCCCGCCCGGGCGACCCGGGCCCGCGCCCCGGGCACGGCGACCGACCCCGACGCCGTGCGCGTGGGGCGTAGCGGCGCGGCGGACGGGCGTACGAGGGTCACGACGCGCCCCTCCAGCAGGAAGCCGCGCGGCTCCAGCGGGAACACGCGGTGCTTGCCGAAGCGGTCCTCCAGCGTCACCGTCCCCGCTTCGCAGCGGATCACGGCACCGCAGAACCCGGTCCCGGGCTCCTCGACCACGAGCCCCGGTTCCGCCGCGACCTCGGGGACGGGCTTGGGCTTCTTCCACGGAGGGGTCAGATCCGCTGAGTACTGGCGCATTCGGATGACGATAGGAGAAGCCCGGCCCCGGCAGACACACCGACACCCCCTCGGCAGGCACGAAGACCGTTCACGGTACGTCGAAACGCCGCGCCAGCGCCTCCCGTTGGGCCCGGACGAACGCCGCGTCCACCACCGCCCCGTGCCCGGGCACGTACAGCGCGTCCTCGCCGCCGAGGGCCAGCAGGCGGTCCAGCGCGGCGGGCCACTGGGAGGGCACGGCGTCCGGTCCCGCCTGGGGTTCGCCTGACTCCTCGACCAGGTCGCCGCAGAAGACGATCTCCGGAGAGCCGGGCGCGGCGACCAGGACGGCCAGGTCGTGGCCCGTGTGGCCGGGGCCCACGTTCGCCAGCAGGACCTGCGGGCCCCCGCCCAGGTCCAGTGTCCACTCGCCGGAGACGAGATGCCGGGGCCGTACCAGGAGGTCCGCCGCCTCGGCGGCCTCCTCGGGATCGGCGCCGTTGCGCACCGCGTCCGCGAGCAGTTCCTCCCGGCCCTCGCCCAGAACCAGTTCGGCGCCCACCGCCGTGAACACCTCGGCCCCCGCGAACGCCGCCGCCCCGAAGACATGG
This sequence is a window from Streptomyces ortus. Protein-coding genes within it:
- a CDS encoding adenosylcobinamide-GDP ribazoletransferase gives rise to the protein MSTPPPPGPPPETSAAFWADGLRFAFGTLTVFPVTVRRWDRGAARAGMSLAPVAGLAVGVLAAATGLLLLVLGAGPLLAAVASAAVPAVLTRGLHLDGLADTADGLGSGKPAEDALRVMKQSDIGPFGVITLLFVLLAQVAALAQAYGESWGRGVLAAVVAGTVGRLALTLGARAGVPAARAEGLGAVVAGVVSVRGAVLVAGGVTVAAAGVGVALGVYGVLGAVLAVVLGCVVAEGVLRRCVRRFGGVTGDVFGALEETAVTVALVAFCLFA
- a CDS encoding DUF3097 domain-containing protein, which codes for MRQYSADLTPPWKKPKPVPEVAAEPGLVVEEPGTGFCGAVIRCEAGTVTLEDRFGKHRVFPLEPRGFLLEGRVVTLVRPSAAPLRPTRTASGSVAVPGARARVARAGRIYVEGRHDAELVERVWGDDLRIEGVVVEYLEGIDDLPAIVDEFDPGPDARLGVLVDHLVPGTKESRIAEAVTSEYALVVGHPYIDVWEAVKPSSVGIPGWPRVPRGQDWKTGVCRSLGWPENTGAAWERILDSVHSYRDLQPELLGRVEELIDFVTTSE
- a CDS encoding MBL fold metallo-hydrolase, which encodes MDVTWEGSGGDGSGWEELSPYVGRCRLPVWDCTAGLVVGEDAALMIDAGSSVREGARLRTRALRALGGGRSPGSGRSPGDGRSPGSGRVTHLALTHPHFDHVFGAAAFAGAEVFTAVGAELVLGEGREELLADAVRNGADPEEAAEAADLLVRPRHLVSGEWTLDLGGGPQVLLANVGPGHTGHDLAVLVAAPGSPEIVFCGDLVEESGEPQAGPDAVPSQWPAALDRLLALGGEDALYVPGHGAVVDAAFVRAQREALARRFDVP